In the genome of Fructilactobacillus hinvesii, the window TAGACGACGTTGTGATTGATCGACAAAAATACAAGGCCTTTAAAAACGACCAAGATCTCGGCCTAACGCCTAAAGAACTGAAACTATTACTCTACCTAATTGAACATGCTCCCCAAGTGTTAAGCCGAGCCCAGTTGCTCGCCGGCGTCTGGGGGGGTCAGTATGACATTTCTGAAACCTCTCGAATGGTGGACATCCACATCAGCCACCTTCGCGATAAAATTGAATCAGATCCCAAACACCCCGATCACATTAAAACGGTCCGCGGGTTTGGCTACCACTTCGTTGGGAATTACCAAATCAAAAAGAGCTGATTGCTCAGCTCTTTTGGGCTAAATAGTCGATGACGGCCTGGGCCATCTTTTCTGATTGGTGGTTAAAGAACGGCGGTAATTCGTCCAGCGGAAAGTACCGTAACGCGCTAGTTTCTGCGGTCCGATGTTGTAATAACTGCCCGCCCGTTTTGCGGACTAAAAAGAAATTGGTTAAACATTGGACTTCGTCGCCGTTGGGATACTTGAAGCAGTCACCGTCAAAAACCTGTAATAGGCGAATCGGTTCGACTTCAAGTCCCGAGTCTTCCTTAAATTCTCGTCGTAACGTCTCCACAATTCGTTCCCCATATTCCATGTAACCCCCGGGAAAGCACCAGTCATTGTTGCCGGTCCGTTCCTGAAGTAACACCCGCTGCTGCTCATCCAGTAATGCTCCACCAGCAGTATTTAAAATCAAGGGGCGGTGCCCGACCAGTTGCCGTAGCTCATGAATGTAGTCTGCCATTGGTTGTTCCTCCTAAGCTGATTGATTGACCTAAATCTAGTCGACTTCGGCAGAAATTGCAAGTGGCGTTTTACGAACTTTTTAGGCACGTCCCCTTTAGATGGTTAAGATATCCGAATTATTTCGCTTTTTTGTCCAAAAACACTTGCCAATCACGAACCCAGCTGCTAAAATATAATCATTCGCTAAGTTAACGACTAGTGAATTTCATTTTCACTTCTTGCTGTGTAGTTCAGTTGGTAGAAACACCTGACTGTTAATCAGGATGTCGCTGGTTCGAGCCCAGCCACAGCAGTCCCAGTTTCGGCTGGAAATCTTTTTCACTTCTTGACGTGTAGTTCAGTTGGTAGAAACACCTGACTGTTAATCAGGATGTCGCTGGTTCGAGCCCAGCCACGTCAGTACGCCTACTCAGCCTCCTCCTTGAGAGGATTTTTTCGTTTTGTTAATCAAAAAGGATCTACCGTCCGTAAAGATAGTAGATCCTTTTTGATTTTTTAGCGTTGCTTGGTCAAGTGACCATCCACTAACTCGTAGATGTGGTCCGCGTACTGGTGCATCCGTTCATCATGGGTGACTACCACCACGGCCTGGCGTTGTTCTTTGGCCGCGGTTTTTAACAGTTTACAAACCCGAAAGACCCGGTTTTCGTCTAACGATGCCGTGGGTTCATCTGCCAAAATAATGACAGGTTTCGTGTACAATCCCCGCGCAATTGCCACCCTTTGACTCTGACCGCCGGATAGTTCCGCTGGATACTGGTTTAAAAGTTGACTCACGTCCAGAGTGTCTAACAATTGTTGGAATTGCTGGCCTTCTAAGTTTCCCTTCGATTTCACTTGATCAACCAGGCGGAACTGGTCGTTAACCGTCAAAAAGGGCACCAACGTGTGGGCCTGTAAAATAAAGCCAATTTTGTCTAAACGGAAGTGATCCTGTTCCCGACTACTTAATTGATTAACTTGGGTCCCATCAAGCCACACTTCCCCAGCATCCGGATTACGTAATGCTCCCATGATGGTTAATAAAGTACTCTTTCCCGAACCCGAGGGACCAGTGATAATCGTGACTTCCCCCGCGTCACTGGTAAAGTTCACGTTGTCTAAGACCCGGTACCGATTTTCTTCCGTCCCAAAACTTTTCGTAATCTGTTTTAATTCAATGCTTGCCATCATTATCCTCCAATCGCATCTGCGGGATTAATTCGCACAATTAACAATGCTGGTAATAAGGCCCCGAGCATCGAGGTCCCCAAAAG includes:
- a CDS encoding NUDIX hydrolase yields the protein MADYIHELRQLVGHRPLILNTAGGALLDEQQRVLLQERTGNNDWCFPGGYMEYGERIVETLRREFKEDSGLEVEPIRLLQVFDGDCFKYPNGDEVQCLTNFFLVRKTGGQLLQHRTAETSALRYFPLDELPPFFNHQSEKMAQAVIDYLAQKS
- a CDS encoding ABC transporter ATP-binding protein; the protein is MASIELKQITKSFGTEENRYRVLDNVNFTSDAGEVTIITGPSGSGKSTLLTIMGALRNPDAGEVWLDGTQVNQLSSREQDHFRLDKIGFILQAHTLVPFLTVNDQFRLVDQVKSKGNLEGQQFQQLLDTLDVSQLLNQYPAELSGGQSQRVAIARGLYTKPVIILADEPTASLDENRVFRVCKLLKTAAKEQRQAVVVVTHDERMHQYADHIYELVDGHLTKQR